The following DNA comes from Falco rusticolus isolate bFalRus1 chromosome 12, bFalRus1.pri, whole genome shotgun sequence.
GTTCTTCATAATCCAGTTGTCGCTTCAGTTTCAAACTGTTAGACAGAGCAATTCTTGCTGGGTTTACATCTATGCCTCGTTGCCCAAAAGCATCCAGGGGCCTGTGGAGAAAAGATCTCTGGGTAAGTGAGCAACGAGGCAGATCTAAACCATCTTGTTCATTTATACAGattcttctttcatttaaagacatttaaGGTGTCTTTGACACATGCCAGTGGACAGACCTCAAAcctcaaatgtttttctttccttttgttagTCATCCCACAAGCTTTGGAAACTTTTGACTTTTGGGATCAAAGACTAATGAAAGTCTAGCATAAACAGCCTCTAGGGCTCTCCAGGCAGACATAAAAATGCCGTGGAAAAGAGATCATGTGATTTTTAAGGACAGGATTTTGAGTGCCACGCCTGTCCCCTGGTTTTGCATATTAAATCTGAACACACAggttgctggctggggacaAACCCTCTGTTTCCAGGTTCATATTCAGACAGTGGTATTTCTACCAACAAGAAATCccagaaagcaaactgcagGCAAACCGCACAGCTCCACGTTTTGAAATGACCGTTGCAGTTCTATGGATTTCCTGAATGTTTCAGTGTGACCAACACCCAAGACCCACAGAGACACTTCTGGCTGTGACAGGAAACTTACAGGACTGTATCCTCTGATCTACATCTCATCGCGTACTGTTCACGTGTGTAAGAAAGTGAACAAAGTGAGGAAAGGCTGTAGAAAAAGAGCCTCTAATTTTACATCTTAGTTGTAGTATTTACATATGCCAACAATAAGTGTACTGTCATCCCTTGCTCTCCCctgttttctgttgtgcaaAAAATATATGCAAGGTAAGAAAGCATGCATGGCTCCCAGCTTACTGCTGGACCAGTAAGCCTTTTCAGTACTTTCCTTAAACAGCATAAAGTCAAGCAGGCCTTGCAAAATTACTGGGGTATTTTTTACCTGACCAGCAAGAAATCCATTCTTGCATCCTTACAGGCAATGAAAAATCAGCCCACTTCTGCTTCCACCAGACTGACGGCCACTGGGAGAGCACTACGCTAATTTCACCAGAGGTGCAGTCTGATGCCCATCAAAACAACTTATTCCAGCTGAAttgagaaaaagatttttttcaagaatatgACCCTCCTCATTGCCCAAAGCCTTTCCTTAGTAAAATACATAGTTAGTTATACCACAAAAGGTCTTACCTTTTTTTATATGTGGGCATGCTCGGAGAATGCACTGGTGGCCCTGAGGAGGAACTTGATAGGGATCCTGAGTATTTATCCACAAGTCTCCATTTAGCAGGAACATACTCTAACAGGGGATCAGGTGGCCACTGGGTGTTTGGTCTTCCTCCCATCGAAGACAGGGGAGTGCTGGCTTGGTCATGGTATGGTGGCAGTGATGACCTACTCACATCGTTGAAGAACACTGATGACAGGGACCCATGACCaggattcatttttttatttgatagcTGTGGGCAATATTTCTCTGGGAGAAAGTGATTCtgtgaagcagaaggaaggggctGGAAGATGGTACTCATGCTACTTAGACTCTGCTGGGTATTTTGTGCACTTTCAGAGAGAGGACATTCTTCTTGGCAGATTGGACTGAGCTGAAAATCTTCTCCATCCATAGGAATGTAAGGAGCCAAGGTTTCAAGGTCCAGTTCATTGAAGTCAGTCTGCGCAGGAATAAAGTAAGTTCATAAGAAACTAAAAGTTAATAATAAATTTACCTACATGAAACTGGCCAGCTCTTATTTAAAGATGTCTTATTTCTATAACTAGCATACATGTTCATCATATCACCATCAGCAAAGTAAgacaagaaactgaagaaaaaaaccctcccagaTAAGCAGTATTTGCTAAAGCAGCTTGCATGTAACCCGTAACAGTGTGATCTGAAGCAGATCTTGTGTTTCATTACACTTTGAATAACTTGTCTGCCAAGAGTCTATAACATGTGGCATGTAGTTCAACCTCAGGCTTTTTCATGctaaaatagaaaacatatCTTCCTCATAATCCAgctacatggaaaaaaaaagtatataaacatgcaaaagttttaaaaaacatagttGGAAGGACACTTGCACTTAAATCTTTAATTAATTTGTCTTGGCATTTGACCAAAGCTGAACAGAGAGGGAAATCAATGTTGGCCCACCCATCACCTCATGACAGGGGCACTTTTCTAACACTCATTTttcccaccaaagctgctgatGTGGTGGGACACACCTGAGCAAGTGGATACTGAATCAGACAAAACTGAAGTTTGCACATGTCAAGTCTTAGCATTGAGTTTGATCCTGATCCACAATTTCCTCCTATCTGTCCACTCTTTCTATCACTTTCCTTAATGTTACTATGTCCAGACTTACATAAAATTTCTTCAGGACATGGACTACAGCCTACCTAAGCCTGCAAATTGCACTGGCAGACTGAAGCACCTCATTTGGGCCCCAGTCACCCCAAACTCTCCACAGGATTAATAGGAGGAGATGAGTGTATGGTctgagctgccagccagcaaTGCCTGTTCCTTTCTCTTAACTATAAAAGAGCATAAGCCTTTAGTAAAGGCATTTCAATTAAGTATCTAAAGTTAGGTGGGCTGAATCAGGCCTACGCCTTTTATTCATTAGCTCACTTGACATAATGTTATGGTagtggatttatttatttatagaggGAATTTCTACACTTACACCCTGAATAGAATGCAGGAGATGGAGACTATATGTTAGTTTATGTGCAAGTAATCGTCACATCTCTGAACTCCTCCAATAAGTAAACCAagaagaatatataaaaaattacagttttcattttgtaaaggAGGTATGTGCTATGAGGGGCACTCctttttcatttggcttttttgtattttgttctaGAAAGGATGTTTACTGGCTAGTCATTAGgccagattaaaaaagaaaaattggtGCTGCTTATATTCCTATCTAGTCTACAGAAGCCGCTGAATTCTGAAaggtttctgctgcttctttcttcttagtagtGCTGCCACAGTGACACCGTAAAGTACTCGCTTCAGAGTTAGGGATAGCAATTTACACACCAGCTTTTAACAATGTTGTGCATCAAAACTTCGGTGTATATGTACAAATGCAGTTTGCATATTAGATCATGATACCTGCACTTATGACATGCATCTGTACTACCTAGTAGCAGGGGACTGGTTTTCTGGCTTTTGGAAGAGAGATTAGTTCCTTACCTGGGAGGTGCACTGACTTTTTGATTCTGTGTCCATAGCAAAAAGTTTTTCAATCACTTCAACCTTAAAATCTTCATCCACAGAATTGTAATAATCTCCTGGGCTGCTTGGCTGCACAGAAATAAGAATTTGCCATAAGTGGCAAGACAACCACAGTATTGGCTTAGCATCATGCTATTTATAACGTACTGTTCAGTAACGTATCTTTTCTATGAAAAGCAAGTGGCCAGACTCTATGTATAGTGTCCTCAGAACCCCAAAGTGTCCACTTCTATCATATGCTTTTCTCCAACATGAGATTACTTGTCACTACAAAACATAGGCACCCTATAGAGGAACCCAGTTGTTGTTTAAGTGTTTTTTGGCAAGTCAGACAAGGAACATGAAATGTACActattaaattatataaatataaaaagaaggGAGATGCTCAACAATACCCTCAATGCCTTTCTTAAGATATTGGACACCCTCTAGTAAAGGCTGGCTGAGAGTGGCTCCTGCTCTTGGGGGCAATGCCCTAAAAAAGCACGTTCATTCTTTCAGTGGGGAACTCCGCAGAGCTGCTCTCAAAGCCCGAGCTGGGTAAGCTTTCTAAAGACTATATAGCTTCTAGTTAACAAACGGAAGGAGGATGGGTCTGGTGCAACATTGCTAGCAGCCAGACTGTCTACATTGGCCTTATATTTAAGGCTAACTCCAGGAAGGAAAGATGGTAGCACATTCTTCTACCAATTCTTTTATAGGTTATAGTAATTACTGAGGGACAGCCGGGAGAAAATGAGGATTGCAATGTAAAGGCAGGATATAGTTCCCATCTTACTATTGATACTTAAGATATACGCAGTACAGGAGGGATATAGATACACTGGGCCTTGTTAATAAGCAACAAGATAGGACTGCTAACATGAAAAAGTCATCTACATATGTCGATGGGACTCACATACAAAACAtaacatgcatattttttttaaagctcttacCGTGGAACAGCTACTGTTGCTGCTTGCACTTGGTGTACTGCTTCCAGGTGCAATCTGCAGCATTGTAAAGGATGGTATCGTCAGTGTTTCACCTTGAGCAGCGTGGCTTTTCGCTTCCACTGGCCATGATTTGTTTGGTGTCAAAACAGCACTGGTGAAGGCAGGGGCTTCCTCAAACTTCTGTGTCCCTGGATGGGGTTTTAACAATATTAATGAACACTTTTAGCTTGTGCTGTGTTATGATATAATTGCAGCTATTCATTAAAAGTAAACACCGCTCCCAGTTGCCATGACAATAAGTTGGCATAGACTTAATGCATGTTGTTTAGTCAGCAAGAAAGCCTGATTCTGCTCTCATTCACAGAAATTTTCCACTGGTGTGAGCACGTGGGCTCTTACAGCCATTACTCCCAATTTGTACACACAGCAAACAGACCTTGTCTATTAAATTTCTAAATGTAGGCTCACACACAGCTCTTTGTTGCACAAGAATTATTTATACAAACTAACCAAAATCCAGGGAAATAATGGCATCGCCAGGTGTTGGTGCCAGCTGAGCAAGTTCCTCTGGTTCCTCCTTTAACTTGGTAAACAAGAAGTCACTCTTCTCCATCCCGGGGATGCCACTCTCATAGGCGGTGCTCATCGTCAGCAGGTGAGGCTTGAAGAGCGATTCCGTTTGGTCCATGGAGAACACAACATCATTCTTCTCAATTTCACTAACAAGAAAATAGGTTTTAGGCATTTTGCactctaaaacaaaaaagatgtggCTAATGTAGGCAGTAAAATCTCTCTAAAAGCTGGGGCCCATACAAGCATTTCAGCCTCTCTCAGTTGCACGCCAGGCTGTCGACAGGCGAGGCACGGTTCCAGCGTTGCTCAGCACCACCATGCCAGATGACGCAGAGACTGTGGTCAGGACTTCTGTGGGAATACTCAGGGCTTTGTTGCTCTGCTTTTTAAGAGGGTTGTAGTCGAGGCTATAATGACCCTGACTATCACTCAAATAAGTATTTCCTATTTTGGCCCCATCTAGGACCAAAAATACTTGAGTTGTGCCAAACAGAGGCAAAACTCCTGATTGGTCCTGATTTTTGAGGTGGTAAACAGCCTTTCCTAGCAACATAAGATAGTTACTACTTAATTTTACCTCTCTGTCATTGCAttagagaaacaaaacacattggCAGTTGTGTTACGCAATAAAATCTTCAGTGCAGGCTTTATAGTTTGTTGTATCAGCACAGCAGCCACTCTGCAGAAGGGGAAGGCTGTGGTGTATTTCAACAGCGTGTATGGGAACAGGCATGCCACATTTTTCATCGATGTCTAACATCAGTAAACAAGACTGAACAAACATGACTAAACTGATTTCAGAATAACAACACTGAATAAATAGACCCTTCAAAAGTTCCTCTGATTATTGCGTTTCTTCCAGCACATGAATCCACATGTGGCTTTTCTGCCCCACACAACTTACCTCAGCACATAGTTGACACAGACGATACACTGAGGCTGTAGGTTGCGCGTATTGTAAATCACTGTTCCTTGAGTCTCCAGCCACACATAGCCACCGTGCTTGGCAAGCATACGGTACTGGCCCGTCACTACTTGACCTTTTGTACACACTGAGAAAAGGGGTCAGAGATATAAATAATGCGGCAGGACAGGAACGCACAATATGTAACACTTGTCTTAAATAAACCGCTTCTGAGTTTTCATTATGCAAAACTGCACTAAGGCAGTCGTTAGCAAGGATGCTTATCTTTGGGAAAATTCAgccattttaaatataaaagggGATGTTCATTTGAGGCTTCTACTCAAGACTGGAAATCTGAGTTCTGGCATTTGAGTTCTTGAGATGGTCTGAGCATTCAGGTAAGAGTGTGggatttttctaatttttcgAATAAGATCCATGCTGCCCCCAAAATAATGCCTGCTGACGGCACATTTCTTGAGAGTCCCTGTCCTAAAAGCACCTCCCTTTGGGCTCTAAGGCTGACTTGTGGGAAAGTGAATTTATTTAGGAAACTATTTAATAGTTTCCTTATTTAGGTGACCGATAAGCTCAAGAATCAGATGATTTAAAAACTATactcacaaaaaaacccaccacctcaTAATTTAAATCTATACCTATCTCTTTTTATACCTTAGAATTAGGAGCTGGAACTATCAATACCACAAGTAAAGTGAAGGTGTCATTAGCACAGCATTGGTTTTAAGAGGCTGAAGAAGTAATATCACTCTCTAAAAAGTATCAAAGTTAAGAATGTAAATGGTATTGTTCTGcctagagaaaaaaaggctgaactAGTACATATCTCTGTCTGGTTGGTCTGTGCTGTTCCTCTGCAATAGCTTGAAATTAGCAGCCTAGAAGGAACGAAGACCCATGTGACAAATCAAATAATGTTTAACTCTAAATGCTTTTTTGAACTGtcctgtgttttttaaacaataaactGACAAAAGTACAACTCAGGTTTAAAGCTTCATCTAAATGTTCGAAGGGTGACATCCCCCATCCCAATATTTTGTAGTATTTGAAGAGAACGAGTTTTCAGTGTGGAGCTTTAGGCTTCTCAGATGTAAAGTTTTATGATGTCCTGCCTGTTGTAATTCACTGTTGTGAGCTGAGGAAAAATAGTTGATCAATGGCAATAAAATTAGAGCTGGAATATGCAAACAGTACTCATACTATTAAGAGTTTGTATTTGTAAGCAGACGTAGTCACATTGAGTAGCAAAATTGGGAACTGACTCAGCTAAACCTTTGACCACACTGACaatctttccttttaaacatCTTTGATGCCTGAAGACAGTATGCCATCAAACTAATGCcctaaaaataatgcattttgaCTCAGTAAGGCTGGAAACTTGATTCAGCAGGttttatacagaaatattcCTTGTGTATATGGCCATTAACAGAAGCTATTTATTGTCAGTCTCTCCTACATTGCCACCATACAAACGTACAAAGCCATGCCTGTGAAATTTAACAACTGTTTTGCAGATAATTGTTGCTGTGTTTATCCTTCTAtctctgaaatttgttttcttcctaggAGTATTTAATCATccttcatttaatttatttagacAAAGTAGAACATTACTTTTATTGATTAAATACTTCTGGTGGAACAAAATCAAAAGGCTttcatttcaaagtgttttAGTGACTGGactgttctgctctgcttgTGAAACATAATTACACTGCTTCCTAATCATCAGCTCATCAATAAGAGTCACAGTGTAGGCGCCTGTTACATTACAAAGAAGCTTTTTACtgctttaatcttttttattattattattcaaagCATGTCATGTTCTGATATAATAAAGTACAGCAGAATCCCTCCATGGGGTAATCTCATAAATGACTAATATGCTCATAAACTGCTGACTTTGTTATCAATGCTACCTTTAAGGTTCTGCCTTCAGAGTGAACtactcactttttcttttcttttcttgtgtgtgtgtgaagtgtACGTTACCTGTATCTTTACAGAACTAGTAACATCTCAATGAAATAGGCTCCAGCTATATGCCTTATGCTTGGGTGGAGAaagggggagggcagggatTAATTTAACTCAACACAAAATTTCTTAATTGCTGAGACACACTTGAGAAATATGATTCACTTGGAAGGCTTGTCAAACTTCTGCTACGTACTAGCAAGCGGCGGGTCCCAGATGGTGACATTCAGCtccccactgaagtcaatagcAAAATTCCCATTGGCTTTAAGGGCGACAAGACCAGACTCTAAGTGGAAGTGATTATAGCTTATTAATTGCTGAATTGGAAAATACAGCTCTACAGTCAATCTTTTGTGTAGATTTATGTAACAAGGCAGAGATTTTCAGCTTGCTTGCATAATGTGAAAAACTGGGTATGCCAAATGCACTCTAGCCTTCCATCTGATGGTGACTAATTAAGACTTTCATACTCTATATGCAACTATATTGAAGCCAAGAACAAAAACACTATTGTGGCTTGGTTGAATGTGAGGCTGTTATTTCacctcaagaagaaaaagaacaaccaaCCCTGCAGGACAGTAAAACTGTAATAAGCATGATTTATCACTAAattagaaagaaggaaagggaaggagttCTGCTTCTATCCAAGAGACTCATTTGAGGTTTTCTCTCCCTCTTACTTTTCAAATGTGCGTCTCCTTCCTCTATTCCCATGTATCTTTACAACACTAAATGTTTGGCACTGTTAGAATTGATGACTGTATATATAGCATATGTCTAATAAAAAATCTTGTTTAATAAATATGAGCATGCTAAACATGAATTTTGTGGTGGCTGTTTCCATGGCCAGGAAGAACTCGTAAGCTCTGTATAAGTTACATACCTGCTAGGTTACCCTGTACAGTAGGTAACATTATGAAACCTAGGGATGTTCCCGTTCGGAGGGCTTATGTGGGTTCCCTCAAGTCACAGCTTGCTGTCACTTTGCCTTTGTGCCTGTTCTCTCGGTTGGTAAGAAGCCTGACTGTCCCAGAAGACATGGGAAGTATTTagcttagaaaaacaaaatttgctAGGGATGTAAACTCATGCTTCTGTTGTGGGCAACAGCATTTTTACAGCACAGACTTCGGTCCTGTGCTTTTAACAGTAAAAATCACCCATGCTGATCCTGTGCTATGATAAACACTATGGAACAGTTTGATCCTAAATATTTATAACCTGTGCAGTGCACAGTGCCTTTGAGCACTTCTGCTGGTATAACTCGCTCCTCCAGACTTCTCCTTgacttccttctgcttctccatcGGTCCTCATGCCCAACAGCAGACGTTTGTAGG
Coding sequences within:
- the EPAS1 gene encoding endothelial PAS domain-containing protein 1 isoform X9, translating into MDNLYLKALEGFIAVVTQDGDMIFLSENVNKYMGLTQVELTGHSIFDFTHPCDHEEIRENLSLKNVLGLSSTNCSSMVHASLMVSAGPGFGKKSKDTSTERDFFMRMKCTVTNRGRTVNLKSATWKVLHCTGQVKVYNTCPPHTLCGYKEPLLTCLIIMCEPIQHPSNIDIPLDSKTFLSRHSMDMKFTYCDDRITELIGYHPEELLGRSAYEFYHALDSESMTKSHQNLCTKGQVVTGQYRMLAKHGGYVWLETQGTVIYNTRNLQPQCIVCVNYVLSEIEKNDVVFSMDQTESLFKPHLLTMSTAYESGIPGMEKSDFLFTKLKEEPEELAQLAPTPGDAIISLDFGTQKFEEAPAFTSAVLTPNKSWPVEAKSHAAQGETLTIPSFTMLQIAPGSSTPSASSNSSCSTPSSPGDYYNSVDEDFKVEVIEKLFAMDTESKSQCTSQTDFNELDLETLAPYIPMDGEDFQLSPICQEECPLSESAQNTQQSLSSMSTIFQPLPSASQNHFLPEKYCPQLSNKKMNPGHGSLSSVFFNDVSRSSLPPYHDQASTPLSSMGGRPNTQWPPDPLLEYVPAKWRLVDKYSGSLSSSSSGPPVHSPSMPTYKKRPLDAFGQRGIDVNPARIALSNSLKLKRQLDYEEQALQQLSGGDPSVINPSHLMWKRMKFLKGENCSLVTEKKSLSTSVLTDEFVCNSRGLSQPMNQLQQQQPPTCGSPGENVKAGAFPLPFYSSHCQDYSVQPVHKASGMTSRLLGPSFEPYLLPELTRYDCEVNVPVLGRSTLLQGSELLRALDQAT